The following proteins are co-located in the Frigidibacter mobilis genome:
- a CDS encoding ABC transporter permease: protein MTVKAAAPFRVSMSVIGPVLALGVLVVLGALMNPNFLSPDNISNVLSRSAFIGIIAVGMTFVITAGGLDLSVGSMAAFVAGLMILVMNAALPSLGIGVPIILLGMATALVAGLVAGWLNGFLITVLGIEAFIVTLGSMGIYRSLVTWLADGGTLSLDFGLRSFYQPVFYGGILGISWPIIVFAVVVILGEIAMRSSVFGRHCAAIGSNDQVARYSSVRVGRVRMATYVLLGLLVGVATIMYVPRLGSASSSTGVLWELEAIAAVIIGGTLLKGGFGRVWGTVIGVLILTLIGNILNLTDFVSPYLNGAIQGLIIVLAVVLQRESKPGG, encoded by the coding sequence ATGACCGTCAAGGCTGCGGCGCCCTTCCGGGTTTCGATGTCGGTGATCGGCCCGGTTCTGGCACTTGGCGTGCTGGTCGTGCTTGGCGCGCTGATGAACCCCAACTTCCTGAGCCCCGACAATATCAGCAACGTGCTGTCCCGCTCGGCCTTCATCGGCATCATCGCCGTCGGCATGACCTTCGTGATTACCGCCGGCGGGCTCGATCTGTCGGTGGGCTCGATGGCGGCCTTTGTCGCCGGACTGATGATCCTGGTGATGAACGCGGCGCTGCCCTCGCTGGGGATCGGCGTTCCGATCATCCTGCTGGGGATGGCGACGGCACTGGTGGCGGGGCTGGTCGCGGGCTGGCTGAACGGCTTTCTCATCACCGTGCTGGGGATCGAGGCGTTCATCGTCACGCTCGGCTCGATGGGCATCTATCGCAGCCTTGTCACATGGCTGGCCGATGGCGGTACGCTCAGCCTCGATTTCGGGCTGCGCAGCTTCTACCAGCCGGTGTTCTATGGCGGCATCCTCGGCATCAGCTGGCCGATCATCGTGTTTGCGGTCGTGGTGATCCTGGGAGAGATCGCCATGCGCTCATCCGTGTTCGGCCGCCACTGCGCCGCCATCGGCTCCAACGATCAGGTCGCCAGGTATTCCAGCGTCCGGGTGGGCCGGGTGCGGATGGCGACCTATGTGCTTCTCGGCCTGCTCGTCGGGGTCGCCACCATCATGTATGTGCCGCGGCTTGGCTCTGCCTCCTCCTCCACCGGCGTGCTGTGGGAACTGGAGGCGATTGCCGCGGTCATCATCGGGGGCACCTTGCTCAAGGGCGGCTTCGGCCGGGTCTGGGGTACGGTGATCGGGGTGCTGATCCTCACCCTGATCGGCAACATCCTGAACCTCACAGACTTTGTATCGCCCTACCTGAACGGAGCAATCCAGGGGCTCATCATCGTTCTCGCTGTGGTCTTGCAGCGCGAAAGCAAACCCGGGGGCTGA
- a CDS encoding sugar ABC transporter ATP-binding protein, with product MTEPVLALSNVSRSFGPIEVLHGVSIALRPGRVHALIGENGAGKSTTMKILAGYQPPSSGTVLLEGRETAFASLGEAEALGISLIHQEFNLAEQLTAEQNIFLGQELKRGLLLDKRAMRARTRELLDLLDCRVPADRVVSQMSNSDKQMVEIAKALLRDTRVLIMDEPTAVLTKAETAVLMRQVRALRGKGTAVLFTSHKLDEVREIADDLTIMRDGAVVFSGPAEGMDEHAMATAMVGREMSDLFPPKTGNFGRMALEVRGLTVPGFAEDISFTLRRGEILGIAGLIGSGRTETFEGLCGLRPASGEVRIKGQPVTLRHPWEALAQGMCYLTEDRKTRGLLLQKGMRENLTLQALRRFARGLIDTGAEEAALTRAIAEFDIRGSRAVRVGNLSGGNQQKLLFAKTMLSDPDIVIIDEPTRGIDIGTKQQMYGLIRGLADQGRAIVVISSEMQEVIGLADRVLVMRQGRIAGEVQGASLTEDAIVRLAMGVGQTAPAMETA from the coding sequence GTGACGGAGCCCGTGCTTGCCCTCTCCAACGTCAGCCGCAGCTTCGGGCCCATCGAGGTGCTGCACGGTGTCAGCATCGCGCTGCGCCCGGGCCGCGTCCATGCGCTGATCGGCGAGAACGGGGCGGGCAAGTCCACCACCATGAAGATCCTGGCGGGCTATCAGCCCCCCAGTTCCGGTACGGTGCTGCTGGAGGGGCGCGAGACTGCCTTCGCCTCGCTGGGTGAGGCCGAGGCGCTTGGCATTTCGCTGATCCATCAGGAGTTCAACCTGGCCGAGCAGCTGACCGCCGAGCAGAATATCTTCCTGGGGCAGGAGCTGAAGCGTGGCCTGCTGCTGGATAAGCGCGCGATGCGGGCCAGGACGCGCGAGTTGCTGGACCTGCTGGACTGCCGCGTGCCGGCGGACCGCGTGGTGTCGCAGATGTCCAACTCGGACAAGCAGATGGTGGAAATCGCCAAGGCGCTGCTGCGCGACACCCGCGTGCTGATAATGGACGAACCCACCGCCGTGCTGACCAAGGCGGAAACCGCGGTGCTGATGCGGCAGGTGCGCGCGCTGCGGGGCAAGGGCACGGCGGTGCTGTTCACCTCGCACAAGCTCGACGAGGTGCGCGAGATAGCCGATGACCTGACCATCATGCGCGACGGGGCGGTGGTGTTTTCCGGCCCCGCCGAGGGGATGGACGAACATGCGATGGCCACCGCGATGGTCGGGCGCGAGATGTCGGACCTGTTCCCGCCCAAGACCGGCAATTTTGGCCGCATGGCGCTGGAGGTGCGGGGGCTGACGGTGCCGGGCTTTGCCGAAGACATCAGCTTCACTCTGCGGCGGGGCGAGATCCTGGGCATCGCCGGGCTGATCGGATCGGGCCGTACCGAAACCTTCGAGGGGCTCTGCGGCCTGCGGCCTGCCAGCGGCGAGGTGCGGATCAAGGGTCAGCCGGTGACGCTCCGCCATCCGTGGGAGGCGCTGGCGCAGGGCATGTGCTACCTGACCGAGGATCGCAAGACCCGGGGGCTGCTGCTGCAAAAGGGCATGCGCGAGAACCTGACGCTGCAGGCGCTGCGCCGCTTTGCCCGCGGGCTGATCGACACCGGCGCGGAAGAGGCCGCGCTCACCCGCGCCATTGCCGAGTTCGACATCCGCGGCAGCCGCGCCGTGCGTGTCGGCAACCTGTCGGGGGGCAACCAGCAGAAGCTGCTGTTTGCCAAGACCATGTTGTCCGACCCCGACATCGTCATCATCGACGAACCCACGCGTGGCATCGACATCGGCACCAAGCAGCAGATGTACGGCTTGATCCGCGGGCTGGCCGATCAGGGCCGGGCCATCGTGGTGATCTCCTCCGAGATGCAGGAGGTGATCGGCCTTGCCGACAGGGTTCTGGTGATGCGCCAGGGGCGCATCGCGGGCGAGGTGCAGGGCGCATCCCTGACAGAGGATGCCATCGTCCGGCTGGCGATGGGTGTGGGGCAAACGGCCCCGGCAATGGAGACTGCATAA
- a CDS encoding Gfo/Idh/MocA family protein gives MEKIRLGMVGGGKDAFIGAVHRIAARIDGDYDLVAGALSSTPEKARESGLALGLAPDRCYGSFEEMAEREAARPDGIQAVSIVTPNHMHAAPAIAFLKRGIHVICDKPLTATMEQADELAVAARASQALFLLTHNYTGYPMIRQAREMVAAGDLGRIRVVQVEYPQDWLTEASEATGSNKQAEWRTDPARSGAGGSIGDIGTHAHNLACFVTGLQVEKLAADLHSFVPGRRVDDNAHILLRFAGGARGSLWCSQVAPGNENALRLRVYGEKGGLDWAQEDPNYLWHTPFGQPKRLLTRGGAGASAAAGAVSRTPGGHPEGYLEGFANIYAGAAEAIRAAAKGERAPVLDVLPGLDAGLAGMRFIAAAVASSQADAAWVAL, from the coding sequence ATGGAGAAGATCAGGCTGGGCATGGTGGGCGGCGGCAAGGACGCCTTTATCGGCGCCGTCCACCGCATCGCGGCGCGGATCGACGGCGATTATGATCTGGTGGCGGGGGCGCTGTCCTCCACACCCGAGAAAGCGCGCGAGAGCGGGCTGGCGCTCGGCCTTGCCCCGGATCGCTGCTATGGCAGCTTCGAGGAAATGGCAGAGCGCGAGGCGGCTCGGCCCGACGGCATTCAGGCGGTGTCGATCGTGACGCCCAACCACATGCACGCCGCCCCCGCCATTGCTTTCCTGAAGCGCGGCATCCACGTGATCTGCGACAAGCCGCTGACCGCGACGATGGAACAGGCGGACGAACTGGCCGTCGCGGCGCGCGCTTCACAGGCGCTGTTCCTGCTGACGCACAACTACACCGGCTACCCGATGATCCGGCAGGCGCGCGAGATGGTCGCGGCCGGCGATCTGGGCCGCATCCGCGTGGTGCAGGTCGAATACCCGCAGGACTGGCTGACCGAGGCATCGGAAGCCACCGGCAGCAACAAGCAGGCCGAATGGCGCACCGATCCCGCGCGGTCGGGCGCGGGCGGGTCCATCGGCGATATCGGCACCCATGCCCACAACCTTGCCTGCTTTGTCACCGGGCTGCAGGTGGAAAAGCTGGCCGCCGATCTGCATTCCTTCGTGCCGGGGCGGCGGGTGGATGACAATGCCCATATCCTGCTGCGCTTTGCAGGCGGGGCGCGGGGCAGCCTGTGGTGCAGCCAGGTCGCGCCGGGCAACGAGAATGCGTTGCGCCTGCGCGTCTATGGCGAAAAGGGCGGGCTCGACTGGGCGCAGGAGGATCCGAACTACCTGTGGCATACGCCCTTCGGCCAGCCCAAGCGGCTGCTGACGCGGGGCGGGGCAGGGGCCTCGGCGGCGGCGGGCGCGGTCAGCCGCACGCCGGGCGGCCACCCCGAGGGCTATCTGGAGGGCTTCGCCAATATCTATGCCGGAGCCGCAGAGGCGATCCGCGCCGCGGCCAAGGGCGAACGCGCGCCGGTGCTGGACGTGCTGCCGGGCCTCGACGCCGGCCTCGCCGGGATGCGCTTTATCGCGGCTGCGGTCGCCTCGTCGCAGGCCGATGCCGCATGGGTGGCGCTGTGA
- a CDS encoding sugar phosphate isomerase/epimerase family protein, with protein sequence MKTIKGPALFLAQFAGDAAPFNSWDSITRWAADCGYKGVQVPSWDGRLIDLAKAAASKDYCDEFKGIAAANGVEVTELSTHLQGQLVAVHPAYDEAFDGFADPSVRGNPKARQDWAVEQVKKALTASRNMGIDAHATFSGALAWPFVYPWPQRPAGLVEAAFDELAKRWRPILDHAEECGVDVCYEIHPGEDLHDGDSYEMFLERTGNHARACMLYDPSHYVLQCLDYLDNIDIYKDRIRMFHVKDAEFNPTGRKGVYGGYQGWTNRAGRFRSLGDGQVDFGAVFSKMAANDFAGWAVVEWECCLKHPEDGAREGAEFVKSHIIRVTEKAFDDFAGGAADDAANRRMLGI encoded by the coding sequence ATGAAGACGATCAAGGGACCGGCGCTGTTTCTGGCGCAATTTGCAGGCGATGCCGCGCCGTTCAACTCGTGGGACAGCATCACCAGATGGGCGGCCGATTGCGGTTACAAGGGCGTGCAGGTGCCCAGCTGGGACGGCCGCTTGATCGATCTGGCCAAGGCCGCCGCCAGCAAGGATTACTGCGACGAGTTCAAGGGCATCGCCGCCGCCAATGGCGTGGAGGTGACAGAGCTGTCCACCCATCTTCAGGGCCAGCTTGTCGCAGTCCATCCCGCCTATGACGAGGCGTTCGACGGCTTCGCCGACCCCTCGGTGCGCGGCAACCCCAAGGCCCGGCAGGACTGGGCCGTGGAGCAGGTCAAGAAGGCGCTGACCGCTTCGCGGAACATGGGCATCGACGCGCACGCCACCTTCTCGGGCGCGCTGGCCTGGCCGTTTGTCTATCCCTGGCCGCAGCGCCCGGCGGGGCTGGTGGAGGCGGCCTTTGACGAGTTGGCGAAGCGCTGGCGGCCGATCCTCGACCATGCCGAGGAGTGTGGGGTCGATGTCTGCTATGAAATCCACCCCGGCGAAGACCTGCATGACGGCGATAGCTACGAGATGTTCCTGGAGCGGACGGGCAACCACGCCCGGGCCTGCATGCTCTACGACCCCTCGCACTATGTCCTGCAATGCCTTGATTACCTGGATAATATCGACATCTACAAAGACCGGATCCGCATGTTCCACGTCAAGGATGCGGAATTCAACCCGACCGGGCGCAAGGGCGTCTATGGCGGCTATCAGGGCTGGACGAACCGCGCCGGGCGCTTCCGCAGCCTTGGCGACGGGCAGGTCGATTTCGGGGCGGTCTTCTCGAAGATGGCGGCGAACGACTTTGCAGGTTGGGCCGTGGTCGAATGGGAATGCTGCCTCAAGCACCCCGAGGATGGCGCACGCGAGGGGGCGGAGTTCGTGAAGTCCCACATCATCCGTGTCACCGAAAAGGCCTTTGACGATTTCGCGGGCGGCGCCGCCGACGATGCCGCCAACCGCCGTATGCTGGGGATCTGA
- the xylA gene encoding xylose isomerase, with product MSKYFGNIEPLVFAPDSDGLGFRHYDADELVLGKPMKDHLRFAVAYWHSFGWEGGDPFGGRTFDRPWFPADTMALAEARADAAFDFFRILGAPYFCFHDHDVRPEGASLTESRDRLNRIADVFQQKMEAGGPRLLWGTANLFSNRRYMSGAATNPDPDVFAYAAATVRDCLDVTQRLGGENYVLWGGREGYETLLNTDLGKELDQMGRFLSMVVDYKHRIGFKGTILIEPKPQEPTKHQYDYDVATVYGFLRRYGLENEVKVNIEQGHAILAGHSFEHEIALANALGIFGSIDMNRNDQQSGWDTDQFPNNVPEVALAYYEILKGGGFTTGGTNFDSKLRRQSLDPEDLVAAHAGAMDVCARGLKAAAKMLEEGRLEAARSARYAGWQSEAAQAMLAPGARLEEIADAAVARGLDPQPVSGRQEQLENLVNRYV from the coding sequence GTGAGCAAATATTTCGGAAATATCGAGCCGCTGGTTTTTGCGCCGGACAGCGATGGACTTGGGTTCCGTCATTATGATGCCGACGAATTGGTTCTTGGCAAACCCATGAAGGATCACCTGCGCTTTGCCGTTGCCTATTGGCACAGCTTTGGCTGGGAGGGCGGCGATCCCTTTGGTGGGCGCACTTTCGACCGGCCCTGGTTCCCGGCCGACACGATGGCACTGGCCGAGGCGCGGGCAGATGCCGCGTTCGACTTCTTCCGCATCCTCGGTGCTCCCTATTTCTGCTTTCACGACCATGATGTGCGCCCCGAAGGCGCCAGCCTGACCGAAAGCCGCGACCGGCTGAACCGCATTGCCGATGTGTTCCAGCAAAAGATGGAGGCGGGCGGGCCGAGGCTGCTGTGGGGCACCGCCAATCTCTTCTCGAACCGGCGCTACATGTCGGGCGCAGCGACCAATCCCGACCCGGATGTCTTTGCCTATGCCGCGGCTACGGTGCGCGACTGCCTCGACGTGACCCAGCGGCTGGGGGGCGAGAACTACGTGCTCTGGGGCGGGCGCGAGGGTTATGAGACGCTGCTGAACACCGATCTGGGCAAGGAGTTGGACCAGATGGGCCGCTTCCTGTCGATGGTGGTCGACTACAAGCACCGCATCGGCTTCAAGGGAACGATCCTGATCGAGCCGAAGCCGCAGGAACCCACCAAGCACCAGTATGATTACGACGTTGCCACCGTCTATGGCTTCCTGCGCCGCTATGGGCTGGAGAATGAGGTGAAGGTGAACATCGAGCAGGGCCACGCGATCCTGGCCGGCCACAGCTTTGAACATGAGATCGCGCTGGCCAACGCGCTTGGCATCTTCGGCTCCATCGACATGAACCGCAATGACCAGCAATCGGGCTGGGATACCGACCAATTCCCCAACAACGTGCCCGAAGTGGCGCTGGCCTATTACGAAATCCTCAAGGGTGGCGGTTTCACCACCGGCGGCACCAACTTCGACTCGAAGCTCCGCCGCCAGTCGCTGGACCCCGAGGATCTGGTTGCCGCCCATGCCGGCGCGATGGATGTCTGTGCCCGCGGCCTGAAGGCGGCTGCGAAGATGCTGGAGGAGGGCCGGTTGGAGGCGGCACGCAGCGCGCGCTATGCGGGCTGGCAGAGCGAGGCGGCGCAGGCGATGCTGGCCCCGGGCGCGCGGCTGGAGGAGATCGCCGACGCTGCCGTGGCCCGCGGGCTGGATCCGCAGCCGGTCTCGGGCCGGCAAGAGCAACTTGAAAACCTCGTGAACCGTTACGTCTGA
- a CDS encoding substrate-binding domain-containing protein: protein MAIVAIAFLFLLPRGDHGFFTVLREALLRETARRLVDRLVITHREVPAFDAGALAAELGRINPDDYDCVALIGVDSADLDKAIARLVASSLPVITLVSDSASDLRQSYIGIDNVIAGRTAGRLMRLTHCDRGGKVLPILGTMGVRDHRERLQGAAEVVTAAGSGLQILPPIEVQDRPEIMLGRLSDILQGDPDITGIYSIGGGNRGLIEFLDRIDGPRPVAVLHELTPHSRAALERGVIDAVIDQKPAEEISRAIDAMRAIADDLPVPDSRVVPTIYLADNLPDQNANGGWT, encoded by the coding sequence GTGGCCATCGTGGCGATCGCCTTTCTCTTTCTTCTGCCGCGCGGCGATCACGGCTTCTTCACCGTTTTGCGCGAGGCGCTTTTACGGGAAACTGCCCGGCGGCTGGTAGACCGGCTTGTGATAACGCACCGCGAAGTTCCGGCATTTGATGCGGGCGCCCTAGCGGCGGAATTGGGCCGGATCAATCCTGACGATTACGACTGTGTCGCGCTGATCGGCGTGGATTCCGCCGACCTCGACAAGGCGATCGCCCGGCTGGTTGCAAGCTCGTTGCCGGTCATCACACTGGTGTCCGACAGCGCCAGCGATCTGCGTCAGTCCTATATCGGTATCGACAACGTGATTGCCGGGCGCACGGCAGGCCGCCTGATGCGTTTGACCCACTGCGACCGGGGCGGAAAAGTCCTGCCGATCCTGGGGACTATGGGCGTGCGCGACCATCGTGAGCGTCTGCAGGGGGCGGCCGAAGTCGTCACCGCTGCCGGATCGGGCCTTCAGATCCTGCCGCCCATCGAGGTGCAGGACCGCCCGGAGATCATGCTGGGCCGCCTGAGCGACATCTTGCAGGGCGATCCCGATATAACCGGGATATATTCGATCGGCGGGGGCAATCGCGGGCTGATCGAATTTCTGGACCGCATCGACGGGCCGCGCCCGGTTGCCGTGTTGCATGAATTGACACCGCACAGCCGCGCCGCATTGGAGCGGGGCGTGATCGACGCAGTGATCGACCAGAAACCGGCCGAAGAAATCAGCCGCGCCATTGATGCGATGCGCGCCATTGCCGACGACCTGCCCGTCCCGGACAGCCGCGTCGTGCCGACGATTTACCTGGCAGACAATCTGCCTGACCAAAATGCCAATGGAGGATGGACGTGA
- a CDS encoding aldehyde dehydrogenase family protein encodes MATHKFRNAGQVCVSPTRFLVEEAVADRFIDGFTEAAKAVKVGAGTEADTVMGPLANDRRIPALQALVDDAVDHGGRLTTGGRRIGNKGWFFEPTVLADVPLSARIMNEEPFGPVAVINRFASLGDAIAEANRLPFGLAAYAWTGSAAAAGRIAAEVEAGMTTINHLGLALPEVPFGGIKDSGYGTEGGSEAIEAYLDTRFITRMD; translated from the coding sequence ATGGCCACGCACAAGTTCCGCAATGCCGGGCAGGTCTGCGTTTCGCCGACGCGGTTTCTGGTCGAGGAGGCGGTGGCGGACCGCTTCATCGACGGCTTCACCGAAGCGGCAAAGGCCGTGAAGGTCGGCGCCGGGACTGAGGCGGATACGGTGATGGGCCCGCTGGCCAATGACCGGCGCATTCCGGCGCTGCAGGCGCTGGTGGATGACGCGGTCGATCATGGCGGGAGGCTGACCACCGGCGGGCGGCGGATCGGCAACAAGGGCTGGTTCTTCGAACCGACGGTGCTGGCCGATGTGCCGCTGTCCGCGCGGATCATGAACGAGGAGCCCTTCGGCCCGGTCGCGGTCATCAACCGCTTTGCCAGCCTGGGGGATGCGATTGCCGAAGCGAACCGGCTGCCCTTCGGGCTGGCCGCCTATGCCTGGACCGGCTCGGCCGCCGCCGCGGGCCGGATTGCCGCCGAGGTCGAGGCGGGGATGACCACCATCAACCATCTGGGCCTTGCCCTGCCCGAGGTGCCCTTCGGCGGCATCAAGGATTCGGGCTATGGCACCGAAGGCGGATCGGAAGCGATCGAGGCCTATCTGGACACGCGGTTCATTACCCGGATGGACTGA
- a CDS encoding glycosyl hydrolase family 8 → MLPAAAGFVTATGFILNPSYWMPRAMRDLAAATDQPALARCADGAERLMATLAATGLIPDWIEITADGITPPPARFSADSGYEALRVPLFLVWSRANTHPAVLRFTAAHQAADTGDLRAPTVFERGSGRATEYSTHAGYRAIAALTACAGSQRAGSAIPPFDTAQPYYPATLHLMTLVAQIEGYPRCVPL, encoded by the coding sequence ATGCTGCCCGCCGCCGCTGGATTTGTGACCGCCACCGGCTTCATCCTGAACCCTTCCTACTGGATGCCGCGGGCGATGCGTGATCTGGCGGCAGCGACCGATCAGCCGGCGCTGGCCCGCTGCGCCGATGGCGCCGAACGGCTGATGGCTACGTTGGCGGCAACCGGGCTGATCCCCGACTGGATCGAGATCACCGCAGACGGGATCACCCCGCCCCCTGCCCGCTTTTCCGCCGACTCCGGCTACGAGGCGCTGCGGGTGCCGCTGTTCCTGGTCTGGTCGCGCGCCAACACCCATCCTGCCGTGCTGCGCTTTACCGCGGCGCATCAGGCAGCAGATACCGGCGATCTGCGCGCGCCGACGGTCTTTGAACGCGGCAGCGGCCGGGCGACGGAATACAGCACCCACGCCGGCTACCGGGCCATTGCCGCCCTGACCGCCTGCGCAGGGTCACAGCGCGCCGGGTCCGCGATCCCGCCCTTCGACACCGCCCAACCCTATTACCCCGCGACGCTGCATCTGATGACACTGGTCGCCCAGATCGAAGGATATCCCCGATGCGTGCCGCTGTGA
- a CDS encoding cellulose biosynthesis cyclic di-GMP-binding regulatory protein BcsB has product MQPGQETPFADLGLGDTTARGHYILHDMNFRLPDDWLILASQEARFTLLYGFADDLPAGSLMLVKVNGQTVRLLPLDRNGGSVQPPLEIGFAANLLHPGANRVSFEAILPGIPRHALRTSGRRHADDPWLLDALDAPARR; this is encoded by the coding sequence GTGCAACCGGGTCAGGAGACGCCCTTTGCCGATCTCGGCCTCGGCGACACCACTGCCCGCGGCCATTACATCTTGCATGACATGAACTTCCGCCTGCCCGATGACTGGCTGATCCTTGCCTCGCAAGAGGCGCGCTTCACTTTGCTCTACGGCTTTGCCGACGACTTGCCTGCCGGATCGCTGATGCTGGTCAAGGTCAATGGCCAGACTGTCCGGCTGCTGCCGCTCGACCGAAACGGCGGCTCGGTTCAACCCCCGCTCGAGATCGGCTTTGCGGCAAACCTTCTGCACCCTGGCGCCAACCGGGTCAGCTTCGAGGCCATTTTGCCGGGGATCCCCCGACATGCCCTGCGCACCTCTGGACGACGTCACGCTGACGATCCTTGGCTCCTCGACGCTCTGGACGCCCCTGCCCGGCGATGA
- a CDS encoding cellulose biosynthesis cyclic di-GMP-binding regulatory protein BcsB, which yields MAPGRGASSGDLVVAYRSSINVLPERSQLSLRVNGELAGAFLLTSFANFTPVTLRTSALRPGLNRIQIDVAHHHRIFCGPEASFAVWTELLLPQSGVRVDTARIGVDAAGFLAAVSAQVASGAPIDIRAEGALDPQLLRHLASRLTGTLSATPDFRIVSTWTPQTGAPPKARITVLQGGTGRASIEQGGDGAVVLLLDPASGWSCHWMPCCRLSRPAAMATKPSCRRAPCPRATGSGDALCRSRPRRHHCPRPLHLA from the coding sequence GTGGCTCCCGGCCGGGGCGCTTCCTCCGGCGATCTGGTGGTGGCCTATCGCTCCAGCATCAATGTGCTGCCGGAGCGCTCGCAACTCTCGCTGCGCGTCAACGGCGAACTGGCGGGCGCCTTCCTGCTGACCAGCTTTGCCAATTTCACGCCCGTCACGCTGCGCACCTCCGCGCTGCGGCCCGGCCTGAACCGGATACAGATCGACGTGGCCCATCACCATCGTATCTTCTGCGGGCCCGAGGCCAGTTTTGCGGTCTGGACCGAGCTTTTGCTGCCGCAAAGCGGCGTGCGGGTGGACACGGCCCGTATCGGCGTCGATGCTGCCGGTTTTCTGGCCGCCGTATCGGCGCAGGTCGCAAGCGGCGCGCCGATCGATATCCGCGCCGAGGGCGCTCTCGATCCGCAGTTGCTGCGCCATCTGGCCAGCCGGTTGACCGGCACACTGTCGGCCACGCCCGATTTCCGCATCGTGTCCACCTGGACCCCGCAGACAGGTGCGCCGCCCAAAGCCCGGATCACCGTCCTGCAGGGCGGCACTGGCCGCGCAAGCATCGAACAGGGCGGTGACGGCGCAGTGGTGCTGCTGCTGGACCCGGCCTCGGGGTGGAGCTGCCACTGGATGCCCTGCTGCCGCCTATCGCGGCCAGCAGCGATGGCAACGAAACCATCCTGCCGGCGGGCGCCCTGCCCGCGTGCAACCGGGTCAGGAGACGCCCTTTGCCGATCTCGGCCTCGGCGACACCACTGCCCGCGGCCATTACATCTTGCATGA
- a CDS encoding glycosyltransferase family 2 protein, protein MTAAPTSAATPTTRACRRLPAPPAELQQLCRDLGIVYSTRARNEHAKAGNMSAALERLSGDLVVVFDADHVPTRDFLARTVGYFVDDPKLFLVQTPHFFINDDPVQRNLGFSRNVPTENEMFYSKIHRGLDRWGGAFFCGSAAVLRRAALDSVGGFSGETITEDAETALDIHSRGWKSLYIDRAMVAGLQPETFASFIQQRGRWASGMMQMLILKNPLFRSGLRLSQRLCYVNSMSFWLFPLIRMAYLLVPLVYLFFGIEIFVSTYAEVMAYMLGYLAISFLVQNALFSRYRWPLVSEVFEVAQAPYLAGAIFRTVLRPAPPSSTSPPRTRCWSRITSRRSTSRCCSCCC, encoded by the coding sequence ATGACGGCGGCACCGACCAGCGCTGCAACTCCGACAACCCGAGCTTGCCGCCGCCTCCCGGCACCGCCGGCAGAGCTGCAGCAGCTGTGCCGCGACCTGGGGATCGTCTATTCCACCCGCGCGCGCAACGAACACGCCAAGGCCGGCAACATGTCGGCGGCGCTGGAGCGGCTGAGCGGCGATCTGGTGGTGGTGTTCGATGCAGACCACGTGCCGACCCGTGATTTTCTGGCGCGAACCGTGGGCTATTTCGTCGATGACCCGAAGCTGTTTCTGGTGCAGACGCCGCACTTCTTCATCAACGATGACCCGGTGCAGCGCAACCTTGGCTTCTCGCGCAATGTGCCCACCGAGAACGAGATGTTCTATTCCAAGATCCACCGCGGGCTGGATCGCTGGGGCGGGGCGTTCTTCTGTGGCTCGGCGGCAGTCCTGCGCCGCGCGGCACTGGACAGCGTCGGCGGCTTTTCGGGCGAGACCATCACCGAAGACGCCGAAACCGCGCTCGACATCCATTCGCGCGGCTGGAAGAGTCTCTATATCGACCGGGCGATGGTGGCCGGGCTGCAGCCAGAAACCTTTGCCTCCTTCATCCAGCAGCGAGGGCGGTGGGCGTCGGGCATGATGCAGATGCTGATCCTGAAAAACCCGCTGTTCCGCTCGGGCCTGCGGCTGTCGCAGCGGCTGTGCTACGTCAATTCGATGAGTTTCTGGCTGTTTCCGCTGATCCGCATGGCCTATCTGCTGGTGCCGCTGGTTTACCTGTTCTTCGGGATCGAGATCTTCGTGTCGACCTATGCCGAAGTCATGGCCTATATGCTGGGCTATCTGGCGATCAGCTTCCTGGTGCAGAATGCGCTGTTCAGCCGCTATCGCTGGCCGCTGGTCTCCGAAGTGTTCGAGGTAGCGCAGGCGCCCTATCTGGCGGGCGCGATCTTCCGCACCGTGCTGCGCCCCGCGCCGCCAAGTTCAACGTCACCGCCAAGGACGAGATGCTGGTCGAGGATTACATCTCGCCGATCTACAAGCCGCTGCTGTTCTTGCTGCTGCTGA